The Spirosoma sp. SC4-14 DNA window AGAGTGCGGACAGAAAAAAGGCAACTCCGGCCGTTCCTGAGTAAAAATCGGCTTCGAGCGATTTAAAGTACGGTTTAGGATATTCAAAAGCCGGATCGTTGGTCGATGACAGAAAATTACAGCGCGAACCCTGCCAGATGGCATCGCGGCACAACGTCCGGCCAATTTCGGCGGCTGTTTCAACAAAATTTGTTTCGGGCACTGACGCTGAAGCCATCCGCGAAATAGAGGAAGCAAGGAGTGTTTCCATAGTCGGGGTCTAGTTAACCGAATAAATGGGGAAAGCATACGAATAAGCCGAACACGGATTTCGATACGGCTCCTCAATCGACAAACCTATCTGCTCAAATACGGCCAGAACAGCCGCCCGATAACTCTCGGCAGGTTGCTGATTTTGAACGGCTCCGGCAATTCCCTGAGCAATTAACCCACAGCGGCTCGTACCGAAGCTTTCGCTGGCGTTCGGTGGACTTTCAGCAAAACCAATGCCTGCGGCAAGCTGTCGGGTAAACAGCGGAGTAGCGGGTTGCAGCCAGGTCGATAATTCCGAAAAAACATCAGCCAGAAGTTCCAGTACCAGATTGACGTGCGGTTTTTGAAGATACAAGACAGCCGAATCGCTCCGACCATAGAGGTCAGGATGATTGAGGCACTTGAACTGAAAAGGTATTTTATAGCTATTGAGCGTTTGGGTTAGCCAATCTACCAGCCAAAGGCTTCCTGCGGGGCTTGTATGAAAATAGAGCCGCGTCTGCAACGTGGTCGACTCATCGCCGGGTGTCTGGCTAAAAACATAATAAAAACCCGTCTGCGTGTCGCGGTGCTCCCGATGCATCAGCACCCGCACCGAATCGCCCGCCTGAACCGGTCCCCGCTTCGGCGAATCATAAACAAACTCTCCGGCATAGAGCATTCGGCGGTCGTTGCCTTTGGTGGCATACGGTATACCTGCCATATCGACGGTTTCGACCGACCAGGCGTTATCGAAGCGTTCGACACTATGATTCCGATGGCTAAGCTCATCTACGAACGATTGGTCTGTAGTGGTGTTCGAAAGAATCAGCTCCGAATGTCCGGCACAATAGAAGTATCGGTAAATCAACCCCGACAGTGTAGCCTGCAAGGTCTCGGGCGTATAACTCGTTTGCGACCGATCATGCTTCACCGTAATTAACCGCTGCTCCATATCGATCCACAATCCGTTCAGAATCGCGTCGAGCTGTTGTTCATAATAGGTGTTCATAGTCGTACCGTTGTTGAGATGCCCAATACCGACCCAATGGCTTCGTCGGGAGAGCGTAACATATTTAGGCTGAGTTGCAGGAGTCGGGCGCTATGGGGCGGCATGGCGGGTGCCTGCTGAATGGTTTCGTAGCAGGTATGAATGAGTTTTAGGGCGCAATAGCCAATAATTTTCTGGAGATTCGTCTGTGCCTCTTCGGCGCTCCAGTCCATCTGCCGCACATAGGTTTGCCAGAACAATTGCATGGATGGCTGCATGGTTTCGAGCGAAAAACCGTAGCTGGCATACGGATTCTGATCCGTATTTCCCGGGAGTGGTTCGTGATAAATCCAGTAGTACAGATAACTCTGAAAAATAGCGGCTACATCCCAGCACGGATCACCAATGTCGGCGGTTTCCCAATCGATGAGCCGGAGCGAATAGTGGCCGGTCGTCAGCGCATCCTGATTAATCAGAAAGTTAGCCGGTTTTATATCGCCATGTGTCAGGCTGGTAGCCTGCCATTGCTCCCGAACCGCTGCCAGGCGTTTCATATAATCGTTGTTCTGCGTAATGAGTTGAACCATCTGCCGCTCGGCCTGACTTTGCTGCCCCGAATAGGCCGGAAACCCCGAAGCACTCCACATAAACACAACCGGCTGCTGTTTTTTGAATAACCGGAAGCCAGGAGTATCCTGAATCGACTGCGCGATATTTTTATGAAACGATCCAAGCAGCTCGGCCTGTCGGATAGCCAGTTGACGCGGAAATTGCCGTTGCTGCAAATAAAAATCATTAAGGCTGATGGCTCCCGATATAGCCTCCGTAATGAGAATATGGTTCTGCACATCGAAAGCGATGTAATTTGGCAAAAACTCACGAAGCTGTTCATACCCCAACTCGTTGTTAGCCAGCCAGTAGCAGGTTGCTTCGGTGCGCAGGGTCTGAATTTTCTCCTGATCCCATGCCTGCACCTGCTTCACAAACAGCGCGCCTTTGCCCGCATCCCGATTGATTATGTAGTTGGTATTTCGGCTGGACGCCAGATGCGCCGTAAACATTCCGTCGAGTATGGCGTCGGGCGATAAATAGCCTTTATCCAGCAAATAATGAGCGATAGTAAAACCGGTGAGCAGCATGGGTTGAGTGGGAAAAGTTTTTGGCAAACAGGAGCAGTCTGGCAACTGCTCCTGTTTGCAACATCAATACATATACGGATTAAACGTACCATAATAGCCGCCCATCTGGGTGGTATCGGGTTGACCGCCCATGAAATTGGCTCCGGGCTGAAGAACCTGCTGCGGAGTTGTTGGCGTAATAGTAAATTGATTGGTTGGAATACCACAGGCTGTTATAAAGCAGGATTTGTAACAAAGTGTATTCCGACAGGTAGCAATGCCACAAATCGTTCGGAAACAGGTAGCAATCTGGCAAACAGACCGCAGACAGGTTACGCGCACCGTTGTTGGGCAAATGATACACACCGAAGGCCGATTGGCCAGCGTAATTGGTCCACACAAGATTGTTGGCACCGGCGCAAGCTGACCTGTTGTATCGGGTTGCCCGGCCATATAACCCGACATCTGGGTTGTGTCGGGCTGCCCGCCAAACGCTCCATATTGCTGCATAATGTCGCCTTCGAGGAATGTGCTCTTCGGGCGGTTGGCCGACTTAGGATCGCCATACGTTACGACCACATCCGACCGAACCCAGACTCGACTACCTCCCAGCGACGACTCCTCTGCGCTTAACTTCTGCGCATACACGATTGCCTCTTCGGGCACTTCCACGAAACCGTTCAGCGATTCGTCGGAATAGACCCGAACATGCCCCGTTTCCGACGATTTTCCGATAAACCCCTGCAAAAGGGTCAGTTGCTCGGTCGAGCGCGGATCGGGGCGCACCACTCCTACCCAGTCGTCATATTCGAACCGGGCCTGTTCTTGTTTAGCCATGTTAATTAGGGTTTAGAAATAATCAGTACTACTATCAGAAAGACCTTAGTAGCCCATATGGCTCCCGATCATTAGCTCTTCAATAGCTTCCAGATCGTTGTGCGCAACAGAGCCGTTACCAAACAAAGCCTGCGGAAACTCATCGACAGGTGCCACGACGGCTGTCGGTGCCACAGGGGGTATGATGGGTACCGGCAACGGGAAACCACCACTCGTAATTATCGCCCGTAGCCGAGCCAGCATGGTAGCACGGTACGCATCGGCCAGTCCGTAACCTGTGGCCAGATCAGGGCCAACACCAGCAGCATTGCCCAATGCATTTACGCCCGTTGTTACATCAATGGCTGTTCGTTTCAGGAAATCGCGGGCTTCGGCAGGCGTCATACGCGGATAAGCCTGTTTCATTAGGGCACAAATACCCGCCAGCATAGGGGCAGCCGCCGACGTACCGCTAAAAGCAGCCCAGCCGTCGTTATTGGCCGTTTCGTCGGCCGCAGGATGCACACCACCGGCCAGCCCGGTATCAATTTCGTCGCCGGGTTCAATGGGTAGCATGATGTAAGCTGCTCGGGGCAGCATACCCACCAAGCCGCATACATCGGGCACACTACGACCAGGATAGATATTACTGGCAAAACCACTGGCATAGTTGCTGGCCTGCAACGATCCATCGGGCTGCATGAAGGCCCCACCCGCCGAAATCACGTCGGGGTGTTGGCCCGGAAAACCCCAATGGCCATTACCGGCCGAGAATACCACAATAATTCCCTGCCGGACGGCATTGGCAATAGCAGCCGCCAGTACATTATCGGCCGCCGAGAGTGGGCCAAACTGTTTGCTGCTGCCCCAACTGCACGAAATAATGGCCGGATTCAGCGCTACGGCGGCATTGAACCCACCCACCGAATCGACAAAATTCATTTTCACCAGGCCAAAATCCGTATCGGGTGCCACCGCCAGCAGATTTGCCGATTCGCCCGTGCCGTGGCCGCTTTCGTCATGGTCGGCGGCTGTCGCTCCCGGCCCCAGCACAACCGGTGCTACCCGGTAGCCTCGTGCCGTAAAATACGGATGCCGATACCAGCCCGAATCAACCATCAGAGCTTTTACGCCACGACCGGTGTAGTTGGCCCGATGCGCCCGATCGGCATTCATGCCCATCGACACATCGCCCGGAACGGTCAGGTGCCAATAGGCTTTTGCTGGCGCAAATTTGTTTGCCATGAAATAGACTGGCTCGTTGATGGCCACCCCTTCGAGCACATCGGCCATATTGCTCTTGCTGGTATCGATCAGGCCAGATATGGGCGTATCGGTTGTATCGAAAAATTCGGCCTCATCCTCCTGCGCAAACGCTTTAATCACCGGCCGATCTTCACTCACAATCTTCGTTTTGAAAACTTTCTCGTAGGTTTCGATAGGGGCCGCAATGGAAATGGTGGTGTCGCCAACCTGAAGTACGTCGAAGCCATTGGCTTTTAAACGATTAACGGCATCGTTCACAAGATTCGGATTGGCGAAGAATCCGTTTACGTTCGTACTTCTGATGGCTTCGGGCTGAACATCGAATAACGACGTACCGCCCAGCGAACGCACCGAAGCGTGTGCATACAATACTTTACTCTTGTCGACTTTGGTTTTGGCAGGCATGTTTGTAAAAGGTTTAGGGTGAGAAGAATTGACGTGGATCGTCCAGAACAACATCAACAATGATGTTGCGCATGGATTCAGGGACTACAATCGAACCCGATTTGCGATAATACCGCTTCCCGTCTTTTTCGTAGGCAATAAGCCTGATTCGAAAAAGCTGCTCTATTAGTCGTCGTTCGCCGGAAAACGATAACACCACTC harbors:
- a CDS encoding S8 family serine peptidase — encoded protein: MPAKTKVDKSKVLYAHASVRSLGGTSLFDVQPEAIRSTNVNGFFANPNLVNDAVNRLKANGFDVLQVGDTTISIAAPIETYEKVFKTKIVSEDRPVIKAFAQEDEAEFFDTTDTPISGLIDTSKSNMADVLEGVAINEPVYFMANKFAPAKAYWHLTVPGDVSMGMNADRAHRANYTGRGVKALMVDSGWYRHPYFTARGYRVAPVVLGPGATAADHDESGHGTGESANLLAVAPDTDFGLVKMNFVDSVGGFNAAVALNPAIISCSWGSSKQFGPLSAADNVLAAAIANAVRQGIIVVFSAGNGHWGFPGQHPDVISAGGAFMQPDGSLQASNYASGFASNIYPGRSVPDVCGLVGMLPRAAYIMLPIEPGDEIDTGLAGGVHPAADETANNDGWAAFSGTSAAAPMLAGICALMKQAYPRMTPAEARDFLKRTAIDVTTGVNALGNAAGVGPDLATGYGLADAYRATMLARLRAIITSGGFPLPVPIIPPVAPTAVVAPVDEFPQALFGNGSVAHNDLEAIEELMIGSHMGY
- a CDS encoding phosphotransferase; this encodes MLLTGFTIAHYLLDKGYLSPDAILDGMFTAHLASSRNTNYIINRDAGKGALFVKQVQAWDQEKIQTLRTEATCYWLANNELGYEQLREFLPNYIAFDVQNHILITEAISGAISLNDFYLQQRQFPRQLAIRQAELLGSFHKNIAQSIQDTPGFRLFKKQQPVVFMWSASGFPAYSGQQSQAERQMVQLITQNNDYMKRLAAVREQWQATSLTHGDIKPANFLINQDALTTGHYSLRLIDWETADIGDPCWDVAAIFQSYLYYWIYHEPLPGNTDQNPYASYGFSLETMQPSMQLFWQTYVRQMDWSAEEAQTNLQKIIGYCALKLIHTCYETIQQAPAMPPHSARLLQLSLNMLRSPDEAIGSVLGISTTVRL
- a CDS encoding T3SS effector HopA1 family protein; translated protein: MNTYYEQQLDAILNGLWIDMEQRLITVKHDRSQTSYTPETLQATLSGLIYRYFYCAGHSELILSNTTTDQSFVDELSHRNHSVERFDNAWSVETVDMAGIPYATKGNDRRMLYAGEFVYDSPKRGPVQAGDSVRVLMHREHRDTQTGFYYVFSQTPGDESTTLQTRLYFHTSPAGSLWLVDWLTQTLNSYKIPFQFKCLNHPDLYGRSDSAVLYLQKPHVNLVLELLADVFSELSTWLQPATPLFTRQLAAGIGFAESPPNASESFGTSRCGLIAQGIAGAVQNQQPAESYRAAVLAVFEQIGLSIEEPYRNPCSAYSYAFPIYSVN